From the Trifolium pratense cultivar HEN17-A07 linkage group LG4, ARS_RC_1.1, whole genome shotgun sequence genome, the window CAATACCATATTTCAGTAATATAAAATCTCTAAGATTCTTGTATTTAGGAAAGAATAAACTCTCTGGATCCATACCATTTGATTTGATTGGAAGCTCACAGCTGAAACTTCTAGACTTGACGGACAACAAATTTTCAGGTAAAATTCCAAACCGGATGGGTAATCTCTCAGAGTTACGTGTTCTTTTACTTGGAGGGAACAAACTGGAAGGAGGTATTCCAACTCAATTGTGTCTGttaaaaaatatcaacataATGGACTTATCACGGAACATGCTCAATTCTTCTATACCATCTTGCTTCCAAAATATGCCATTTGGACAATATGATCATGGTTATGGAGCGTACTTTAGACCATATCACTTCAATTCAAGTCTGGAGCTGTCTTTTGTTCCTGATCTATTAGATGACAAGATGCTACACTTGGAAGCGGAGTTCAGAACAAAACACATGGATTACTATTACAAAGGTAAAGTTCTTGAGAACATGACTGGATTGGATTTATCTTGCAACAATCTAACAGGTATCATCCCTTCTCAAATTGGAAACTTGCAAAAACTCATAGCCTTGAACCTATCTCATAATTACTTGTCAGCCCCTATTCCTATCACTTTTTCCAATCTTACTGAGATAGAGAGTCTTGATTTATCCTACAATAAATTGAGTGGTAATGTACCTTCTCAACTAACTCAATTGCACTTTTTAGAAATCTTTAATGTGTCATACAATAACCTTTCTGGAACACCGCCTAGTGCCCGACAATTTGGAAACTTTGATGAGGGAAACTACAAAGGTAATCCCGGTCTTTGTGGACCACTCCTTAACCGGAAGTGTGAAGGCATTGCGTCTTCACCTTCATCACAATCCAATATTGACGGTGGAGAAAAGGAAACCAAAGTGGACATGATATCATTTTATTGGAGTTTCGCAGGATCTTATATAACAATACTATTGGCCTTCATAACAGTGTTGTGCATCAATGCGCGTTGGCGCATGGCCTGGTTTTATTATATCAGTAAGGTTATGCGTACATGTTTTCCAAGTTTTCCTCTTTACTGATGAATTTCCTTAGTCCTCTTCTATTGAAACTGAGTCTCAAATATTTGAATATTGTAATTTATCTTTACACTAATTTCGTCATTTTGATTTGAGACATTTGATGTTAAGTTCCTTTTTCCTTGTTGTTTGTGTGATGTACTAAACTACAGTTGTTTCAAGCTTTGTTATATGTTACATgtgtttctttttctgttttattaTTTCATACTAATGCCTATATAAGTTACTCTATATATATTGTCAGTCTCTAATAACAACTAGGAGAAGAATTATGTCATTTGAGCATAATTCAATTAGCTAAATGTAAACATTAGTCCTATAGAACAACAAAAGTCATGCAGACTTGATAATATTGAAGGGTCACATGACAGCATCTACAGCTGATACACCCCTTAagagaaataattaataatataaatagaatttataaaattattttctacactagatgaaataaaatttataaaattatattaaacattAATACAAGAAGATATGACCTGCATTTCTCCTTCCCTTGATGTTCCCCACATTCAACTCCTAGCAAGTCCCTCATTTCAAAGAATGCCTAAATATGCAGATTCActtaaacaattaattaattaattaatttttgaacaAACCAGCAACTTCACCTTTCTCAAACATGGAGGTCAATATATCACAACCACCAACAAGTTCAccattcaaaaatatttgaggGAATGTAGGCCAGTTACTATACTTTTTAAGTGTCTCCCTCAATCCATAGTTATAATCTTCATCCAACACATTTACACTCTCATAATCTACTCCTTCCTTTTCAAGAATGCCTATCACTTTTTGCGAGAATCCACATAACGGTGCACTTCTAGATCCCTTGATGAATGCAACTACCTTATTCTCTTTTACCAACTTGTCGACGAGTTCCTCAAGAGGGACGGTAAGTTGCACATGCCGACCGGGTGTTAATCGAAGATCAGGCTTCTTCTTAGGTTGTTGTCTTGTCCAAGTGGCATTTCCAGATTCATTACCAGGTGGAACTTTCCCAGTGACTTTTATGTATTCTTCCATCCATGACTTCCACGCTTGGGTCAGAGCCTCTCTGTCAGGTTCATCCACTACCCCAACCTATTGGAGCAGACAATTTTATAATGAAAATCAAACATAAGGAAATTAATATGACTAAAGATTTGGAGCATGAGGATCTTAATCAGAATAAAATATAGTGCAAgagtattatttttacaaaaaaggCAATAACTTTCAGCAAATCATTTCACTTCCAATTCcaaatactttttatttatacATGATTCACTTGGCCCCATATTTCTTCCTCCTATGTAGCACTGACACTTTAGATTAAAGGAGTATCTTGTGTTTGACACGTGTTGGTGTCCGACACAATAATATTCAGTCACTTCCATTTCCTTGAACTATCACTAGTGTTTATGTGTCATGTCACTATCGTTTTTGTGTCTCTGTCATTTGATCAATGTCTTCCTCACAAACTCTCTAAGGGGTTGATTGTTTTTGTGGGTTCTGCTATGGCCAGCTATTCTCAACAACCAGCATATAATAAAAGACTGTGATCAAAGAACATACTTTGTTCGACGATGAAAATTTTACCAAACATCTCTTTCATTATCATTATTTATCACAAAGCTCTAcaagaaaattataattaaaaagtatgaatTTAAGAGAATGAAAAGGAACATGACAATAAATTGAGGGAAACTTATCCATCCCATATAACCTATGACTGAAACACAGGAAAGCAAACATCTCAGAATCATAACTACTAGGAATGTTAAAATACTCTTAACACTCCATATCATTGGGTTATGGCATTACTAAACTGTGCCAAATTTTTATTTGCAGGGGCAGCAAGGGAACACACCAATCACCCAAAAAGTCCCTCATTGGAACTTCGCTTTTAGCCCTATTTgctaaacaaacaaacataaaaataagtGCAATTATACAATTTCCTTCTGTTTTGCCTAGTACGTGAAACTATGTTTCAATTACTATTCTTGTTTGCACTAACAATTTTAAGAATTTTCAGGTTCCTCCATAAAGAATAACAAAGTAACAAGAATCATTTGTTTCTCTTTCTTTTAAACTCTAggaaatgctaaacagtgcacccgggcactagttaagaatataaatatggaaatttcatctcgtaaattgtgcattcaatgcttTAATATGTcaaaaagttattctctctcatcattaactttttcatttgtttctttttttagtatgcttaactagtgccccggggcactgtttagcatgaccctttatattataatgttgaaaattattcgtataaattaacaataacaataacaataacaataacaataacaataacaataacaataacaataacaataacaataacaataacaataacaataacaataacaataacaataacaataacaataacaataacaataacaataacaataacaataacaataacaataacaataacaataacaataacaataacaataacaataacaataacaataacaataacaataacaataacaataacaataacaataacaataacaataacaataacaataacaataacaataacaataacaataacaataacaataacaataacaataacaataacaataacaataacaataacaataacaataacaataacaataacaataacaataacaataacaataacaataacaataacaataacaataacaataacaataacaataacaataacaataacaataacaataacaataacaataacaataacaataacaataacaataacaataacaataacaataacaataatataaaagtgatgtacttatcacttcctccaaccaatatatatatatatacctatatgtatagagaatgagtacggaccatcaaaattgaatgaaatatgataatgataatgataatggttatatatttcaatcccataacctaactttttgcataaccttcactcttctctacaattataatgtaattaagtcaataatgtatacactcttcgttgttcaaaaaaaaaaaaaaatgtatacactcttcgtatttttttgtgtgactaaattataaactctttgttgtttctatgaaaacggttgacatttaaatgggataattgttgaaagagaatccaactatgttcattttcattgtcactaaggaatgttataataatgtagaaaagtgtaacatcttgtgacatcaatttttggataattggagaagcataattctttattatttattatgagattgatataatataaaaacaaaaaaaatagagatgagaatgatataatataaggaagtgatgtggcattattgtgtgatttaattggatgtgagtgggtgatgtggattagggttaagatggatagtaggagaactatctaggaattctATATATAGATTAAGATCATGGAAATGGGAAGTGAAGTCATTGAAACTAAACAAGACATCATTAAGTTGCTCCCACAATGAGATTGTATCAAATTCAAAACGATCTCCATCATGACCGAAACCCAGAATTAAGAGACTGATTTTATGATGCAGTgcgttttaatcttttttttccctttacACCTAAGCAACTCTTTAACACTATTACACgattcaataaaattttacCAGATTATCATAGTTCAAAATTCAGGATTCGAGGTTACAATCATACATACCAATCATATCTATAAAAGTTAACATTAATCCAAAACTATTTAATATGCTATCTACATATATGCCAAACTTAACTCAATATACacttttgaatttgaaatatattaaaaataaaacaatccTATTATTATAAACATATTATCTAAATCTTATAAGATTTCAAGATAAATAATCAATgtgttaatatttattattcaaCATCACAAAAACcacattacaaataaaaaatgagaataaataactaaaaatttatcaaatttcaATTCAAAACTCATATTTCTTATTGAAAATCTTACCTTGACGGAGCTACAAAGCTCCGGCACTGATTTCCGGTGCGTCGAAACGGTGGCAGCAATATTACGCGACAATCCAATGAACTGAAGCTCGCCATCCTTATCATAAACAGCATAAACTCCGGCTTCTGACGGCAATTCTCCGGTTGGTCCATCATTTTCCGGCGACACCGTCACTAACTCCGTCTCGGCAAGGTTTTTGACTGCCATAGCTATTATCCGTGTCCTAGGCTTTACTGAATGGTAGGGTTTGAGGGAAATTGGGCGTAGGGTTGTGGAAGAGTTTGGGTGGAAATTGAATGAAAGGGTAGGGGTATTTTTGGGATAAAAAGAGGAAAATCGATGAAAAGATAGAACTTGCGGAGAAGAAAGGTTAATTATGGTAGCCATTGATGAATGGTCAGTAGAGTGAGTTTGAGTGAGAGAGAAATGAGAAAGTCAACATAGGTAAAATTTTGTCTAATTTGAAGGGTGCAATGTATGGGCTAAGCCAAAGTGATTATTTTGGATTAATTCTTAAGCCCGATGAGATTATTTTGGTTTtggaaattacaaaaaataaaaataaaaagagtgtGTCATTAAACGAAGTCACAAATGCTACTAAAATTCATGCGCACAATCGTGACATCTCGGGTAAAGGTGTTCAATCTAACAATATTAGCATTATCATTAGTTGAGCTATCAATAATTTCAATGTTAATAATTATTGATACAATGGgtattttccttatttttttcaaagaggTACAATGGGTGAATCTTAAAAAATGGTTTTTCAAATTGTAGGATAAAAAACTAGAGAGCAACTTTTTTTGTCGGactttctaaaaaaatattacatgttttttaaaagtatatttatGTCATATTTTATCTGAAAGTGTATTTTTGAAGACACAAAATTCGTGTTTTTTAGATTTGTACATCTGAAATGATATTAGGAGATGTGAAAAATTGTTCTTTTTGAGATGTTAGATTATTGTCGCTAAAGTAATTCTCACTCATTTCTCAATCAATATATGCAACTACTCAATTAGATTCATGTAAATGTGTCAACCAGTTATAACTGTCATTCTTATGATCTAgattgttacctacacactttggaaaaaagtgttcaggtaaaaaaaaaatttgaaaaattttacatacctacacactttttttcaaagtgttcaggtaaaaaaaaaattagaaaaattttatatagctgaacacttttttccaaagtgtgtaagtaacaaaataaatttggaaaaattttacatacctactgttggcgagtttaaatacttaaactagcggttgtttaccaaattttcaCGTAAacacctacacactttttttcaaagtgttcaggtaaaaaaaaaattgcatatcagaacacttttttccaaagtgtttcggtaaccaaatttttttcttcagggttttagtttatatatgagggtaaattcgtccattcaaaattaatgttggggtaaattgacaattgttgggatagaaaaaaaaaatttctcttttATTAGACACATGAAGGCGTGAAATGGGCTTATCTGGCCCGCTAGTATTAGATAATATATATTGCaatgtttttcaaaaatatatatattgcaatGTTACAGTATATATCCGTGTAAAGCTGAAATGATTAATTGGAGCTCAAGCCTCAAAGAAATGGGGTTTAGAATAATCAaataatctaacggttaatttATTGCAGCATGATGGCAGTAGGGATGTATGCTGCCGAGGATCCATTTTCGTTGACGACAACATTGATTGTATGGTTTTAACAAATGGAGAGGATCTGGACTCATCTACATGGATATAAACAATCCAAAAGGTGTTAACTGCTAACCTTTCAATGCCATTTCTTAactactactccctccggtccttattataaggaacaatttgaaaaaaacacacataccaagaaaccttatctttcttaataaaaattctaaaattttacaatctattccaaaactaaccttggtgtattaatttatctttagggaatatatcactctaattaatgcataactttggaatggatacaatttaataagggtaaaaatgaaattgtaagaataaatttaatgattgtttcttataaaaaggaccaaatttttttctcaaattgttccttataaaaaggaccggagggagtatataataatttttttttcttttcaaaatgaataaatttattaattaaaattgcaCAAATACCACATAGAATTAAAAATTTATCACTTGAGGTTACAAGGTCTTAACACCTTAGGGACAATGAACTGACCGCaattttatttagaaaaaattgaaaatttagaatattattattaattaaaagacttAACTACatcattttttaattactaGTAATCATGAATGGTTGGATCAATGTATAGCTTCCACTACATGAATAcaaaataagcaaaaaaatgttaacatttttcaatGTCATTTCTTAACTACCAATATTAGCATAGACATAGTTTATATTCACAACCAAAGCATACTATAAATGCTTTGACTTCACTCCTACTCAAAAAATAATAACCCTCTCAACAATTTCATCATCATTCTGTTTCTTTATGCATTAATACATACTCTTTTTTCCATCTTTACTACCTTAAACCTTCATTCACCCTCCATTCACATGAACCCTTCAGAAACAATGAAGCTTCTTAGAAAAAAGCTTCCTCTTCCAATCATTATCACTACAATTTGTGTTCTTATCTTCACAATAGTTTTGTATGCTGAGAGGCTCAGTTTCATTTCTTCCACTTCTATTTTCAAGTCCAAAACATGTCCTAGAAAGCACACCAAACCAAAATTTAGTAAGTTATTACTTCCTCTATTCCTTTTTAATTGTCGCTTTtgtagaaagaaaagaaaaaattctatatatttgtcatttttaAAGTTTGTTTAATAAATAATACGCTCGATTATTTATTACAAAGAGAGAAATAGTTGGAAttagataataaataattaagggtattatagcataaaaaaaattaataagaaatatcaaaatttatttgttttcatgATGTGTAAATAATCTTAAAACGACAATTAAAAATTAGCTGAGGGAGTAGTTTAGCTTCACAAATATGCACCATAACTCTACTTTTTCCACCAATTTGGCTTTTTAATAATGTCATTGTTCAACAGATGACAGAAAAATTGAGGATGTGGTTTTTAATGCCTCATGGATGGATGATAGGTTTGATTTTGACTCAGAAGAATGCAATGTtgctaatggaaaatggatatTTAACCATTCAATTAAGCCTTTATACTCAGATAAAAGTTGTCCATACATAGATAAGCAATTTTCTTGTGTGAAGAATGGAAGGAATGATTCTGATTATCTTCATTGGGAGTGGCAGCCAGAAGATTGTACCTTGCCTCAGTAAGTTTTCTCATACTCAGACTCATTCATTTTATTCATCTTCTATGTAACATGGACACTTTAGATCAAAGACGCGTCTAGTATCTGACAAGTTTGTGATGTGTCTAGTGTCTGCATTAGTGTTTCATAGCATATATTCTAATTTTTGGCCATTGAGGTGTATGGTTACCTAATTTAAGTCACATTTTGATAGACTACTTCATATTTGGTAGATTTAATCCAGAGATAGCCCTCAAAAAGCTTCAAGGAAAGAGGCTTCTATTTGTTGGAGATTCATTGCAAAGAAATCAATGGGAATCTTttgtatgtttggttcaagGTATCATACCTAGAAAGAAGAAGTCAATGAAAAGAGGGCGAGTTCATTCCGTCTTCAAAGCCAAGGTAATTGAATTCGAATTTCCCATAGTACATAAAGGTCACATGTCACAATCATGCGATTCAGACTTTCTGGTATAAATCAAACGGCTTATATAAACTCTCTTAATTATATGAGTTGTTTAATCTCGATCAAACGGTCTAAATTACATGACTATGACAACTACATCCTTTTTAATACGAGCCTTCCGATATTCAGGTCAAATGGCTCGAATTGCATGGCACCGTCTGACCATTTTTTACTACAGGCAATCTGGATCCAATGTCAAACATGTAGATTCAAGCATCTGCAACTCTAAATGAAACTCTTATATGGTTATAaattatgtaaataaaaaagttaatacAAGAAAAACTACTAAGAATTCCTTGGAATTGAACATATATACTTACTTTTTAATATAAGTTATAACAGGACACAAAAACTAACACAATGAAagcaaatttatatttatttttttttaataatgtgtttgattttatttgatataGGAATATAATGCTACCATAGAATTCTATTGGGCACCATTTCTTGTGGAGTCAAACACTGATATTAATATAATAGGGGATCCAAAGAAGAGGATAATAAAAGTTGATGAAATCACTGAACGTGCCAAAAATTGGACAGAAGTTGATATTCTTGTTTTCAATACCTATGTTTGGTGGATGAGTGGTCTTAGAGTTAAAGCATTGTAAGTCCTATCTTTTTACTTACCTACCTAGCAACATATAGTTTTGCTTGAAGGAAACTActtgatattttttcttcatagtCATTTTCATTCATCAATAGTAGATTTATTATAACATTTTATCTTGCttagaatataaaatttgattataGTGAAAAACTATATTAGCAATTGTTTTTCATAGAAATTTCTAAATATATAATGATCaattattttatgtaaaaatcaaatttttaaatgtAGGTGGGGCTCATTTAGCAATGGAGAAGAAGGGTATGAAGAATTGGATACATCAATTGCTTACAACTTAGGTTTGAGGACTTGGGCCAATTGGGTGGACTCAACtatcaatccaaacaaaactAGAGTCTTCTTCACAACTATGTCCCCTGCACACACAAAGTCTCTATCTCTCTCACTCTCaaactttatatttatattatatcttcTATTTCATTGTTTCATCAAAATAGTGTTATCAATGATATAATGTTGATATAGAAGCACAAACACTCTTCGGAAGCACGGAGACTCTTCGGATTAGGCGTGTTCCAATGTCAGACGTCTGACGGTGTTAGACACCGACACATGATTACAATGAACTATATTATATCGTTGATAGCAATTTGTTCATATGCGCTATAGCGGCTATATCAGCGCCATATAGCACTATATATGACTCTGATATAGCCGCTATTTAACAACAGTGCATTGAAGCAACAAATTTAGTGAACATATGCACTAATGATTGATGTGACATGTTTTTCAGAAGTGCTGATTGGGGCAACAAGAATGGTGTAAAATGTTTCAATGAGACAAAGCCAGTAAAAAAGAAGAATCATTGGGGAAGTGGTTCAAATAAAGGAATGATGAATGTGGTAGCAAAAGTTATCAAGAAAATGAAAGTTCCAGTAACAGTAATAAACATAACACAAATCTCAGAGTATAGAATTGATGGTCATTCATCAGTTTATACTGAAACTGGTGGCAAATTATTAACTGAAGAGGAAAGGAATAATCCATTAAATGCAGATTGCATACATTGGTGTTTGCCTGGTGTTCCTGATACTTggaatcaaatattttttgcaaTGTTGTGACAAATTATGatccttttgttttttgtgaCATGAAGATGTCAATTATGTAAAACTATGTGTTCATATTCATTTTACAATGGCATTTTTGTGATGCAAAAAATAAAGTGTCACAAAATGCTAAATGAAGATTAAAGTAAACAAAAGTATCAGATTATTAAAGAATTTGCACAGATAAAATGGTTATTGGTAGATCATATGTTTAAGCTTATATCCAGTGTCTATGCTTCATTGCATTGGAAATGTACCCTCGTTACAAGTACTATACttatcaaataatcaaatttctGGCATGATATAACCCGACCTATCATTCTTCTCATATTTGAGATGGTTGATGCTCAATTGCAATAATTTAATTGGAGAAATATCCATGAGCATCTGATCGCTTAAGAAGTTAAAGATGTTGTTCCTCAGCGAAAACTCTTTTGAAGATGTCGTCTCTGAATCTCATTTCACTAATCTCTAACTTTATGGATTGGACGACGTTTACACCAATTAGTAGTCTTCGATTCAATAACTTCTATGACAAGTTACCTTCAAATATATGTTATTTGAGAAAACTTCGAGTCTTAGATCTGTCACTAAATAGTTTATCACGTAGAATCTCATCTTGTGTAAAACAATTTACTTCAATGGCTCAGTACTTTCATTTGTGAACTCAACTACATTAATGGAATGTCGGTATTCATCCAAGAATTCGTGTTTTATTGCACAATATGATTTGGCACAAAGATACCAAAATGCAGATAAGTTTTTAAAAAGCATTGATACCAACTGAAATGGAGTACTTAATTGGAttgatttctttaaatttttcaatGAACAATCTCAGTGAAgaaattatttcaaatatagGAAACTTGAAGTCACTTGAATTTCTTGATCTATCACAAAATCTTCTTTCAGGCGGAATTTCTAGAAGTAATTCATGTTGATCATCTCACTATGTTAGACTTGTCAAACAATCAACTCTATGGACAAATTTCAATTGGAACACAGTTGTAGAGCTTTAATGCTTCAAGTTAAATGATTAATCTCATAATACC encodes:
- the LOC123881376 gene encoding bifunctional monothiol glutaredoxin-S16, chloroplastic, coding for MATIINLSSPQVLSFHRFSSFYPKNTPTLSFNFHPNSSTTLRPISLKPYHSVKPRTRIIAMAVKNLAETELVTVSPENDGPTGELPSEAGVYAVYDKDGELQFIGLSRNIAATVSTHRKSVPELCSSVKVGVVDEPDREALTQAWKSWMEEYIKVTGKVPPGNESGNATWTRQQPKKKPDLRLTPGRHVQLTVPLEELVDKLVKENKVVAFIKGSRSAPLCGFSQKVIGILEKEGVDYESVNVLDEDYNYGLRETLKKYSNWPTFPQIFLNGELVGGCDILTSMFEKGEVAGLFKN
- the LOC123881379 gene encoding protein trichome birefringence-like 3, translating into MNPSETMKLLRKKLPLPIIITTICVLIFTIVLYAERLSFISSTSIFKSKTCPRKHTKPKFNDRKIEDVVFNASWMDDRFDFDSEECNVANGKWIFNHSIKPLYSDKSCPYIDKQFSCVKNGRNDSDYLHWEWQPEDCTLPQFNPEIALKKLQGKRLLFVGDSLQRNQWESFVCLVQGIIPRKKKSMKRGRVHSVFKAKEYNATIEFYWAPFLVESNTDINIIGDPKKRIIKVDEITERAKNWTEVDILVFNTYVWWMSGLRVKALWGSFSNGEEGYEELDTSIAYNLGLRTWANWVDSTINPNKTRVFFTTMSPAHTKSADWGNKNGVKCFNETKPVKKKNHWGSGSNKGMMNVVAKVIKKMKVPVTVINITQISEYRIDGHSSVYTETGGKLLTEEERNNPLNADCIHWCLPGVPDTWNQIFFAML